A single region of the Rhodoligotrophos defluvii genome encodes:
- a CDS encoding ABC transporter permease encodes MLNRPATSTQITHFRRLWLYVFCGLVILFLIAPTLLVIPMSFSGSRYLTFPPESWSTRWYRAYFDSIEWRDATWVSFQAAIWTTVVATVSGTLAAYGLYTARLSAGRYVQVLLALPMMIPVILLAIGVFIFFAPLGLNNSIPGLVLAHSALAIPLVLISVTAGLHNFDLNQEMVARSMGASRPWAFLTVTLPQIRNSVISGALLAFITSLDEVVIALLIVGGEKATLTRRMFLALRDEIDPTIAAISTLLIAVSIILLGMTQFLQSGRKR; translated from the coding sequence ATGCTGAACCGGCCGGCAACCTCGACCCAGATCACCCACTTCAGGCGCCTGTGGCTCTATGTCTTCTGCGGGCTGGTCATCCTGTTCCTGATCGCGCCGACCTTGCTCGTGATCCCCATGAGCTTCTCCGGGTCGCGCTATCTCACCTTCCCGCCCGAATCCTGGTCAACCCGCTGGTACCGCGCGTATTTCGACTCGATCGAATGGCGAGACGCCACATGGGTGTCGTTCCAGGCGGCGATCTGGACCACGGTGGTTGCGACCGTATCCGGCACACTCGCCGCCTACGGCCTCTATACCGCCCGTCTTTCGGCTGGCCGCTACGTCCAGGTTCTGCTGGCGCTGCCCATGATGATTCCGGTCATTTTGCTGGCGATCGGCGTCTTCATTTTTTTCGCCCCGCTCGGCCTCAACAACTCCATTCCCGGCCTGGTGCTTGCCCATTCAGCCCTGGCCATTCCCCTTGTGCTGATCTCCGTCACCGCGGGGCTGCACAATTTCGATCTCAACCAGGAGATGGTAGCGCGCAGCATGGGCGCATCCCGCCCCTGGGCGTTCCTGACCGTCACCCTGCCGCAGATCCGCAATTCCGTGATTTCCGGCGCTCTGCTCGCCTTCATCACCTCGCTCGACGAAGTGGTGATCGCGCTGCTCATCGTCGGTGGCGAGAAAGCGACCCTCACCCGGCGCATGTTCCTGGCCTTGCGGGACGAGATCGACCCGACGATTGCAGCCATATCGACCCTGCTGATCGCCGTTTCCATCATCCTTTTGGGGATGACCCAGTTCCTCCAGTCCGGACGCAAGCGCTGA
- a CDS encoding M24 family metallopeptidase produces MLHFEREEFETRLANARAAMRREGLDALLLFAQESMYYLTGYDTSGFVFFQCAIMTANDEPLTLLTRRPDLEQARRTSTMEDIRLWYDAPGMDPSRELMAILEEKGLKGARVGIEMRTFGLTADNYELVRRRLSNWCELVDASNLVRQLRAVKSPAEIAYVRRAAELADASLVAMLEASRPGAFEGEIAAAGAVPILAGGGDPAPSGPVLGSGDRALLVRSATGFRTLDPVDQLTIEHAGSYRRYCACLMRTISIGRANPVQQTMFDVTLEAITAMTEAARPGNTIGAIDDAHRAVYDRAGYGHARMSACGYSLGATYRPSWMDVPPMIYSGNEMAIVPGMILFLHAILIDAPQNLAMSLGYTILTRDGPAEVLSKVKPEYVVRT; encoded by the coding sequence ATGCTGCATTTCGAGCGAGAAGAATTCGAGACGCGCCTCGCCAACGCGAGGGCGGCCATGCGACGCGAGGGGCTGGATGCCCTGCTGCTCTTCGCCCAGGAGAGCATGTATTACCTCACCGGCTATGACACGTCCGGCTTCGTGTTCTTCCAATGCGCGATCATGACCGCCAATGACGAGCCGCTGACCCTGCTCACCCGCCGGCCCGACTTGGAGCAGGCCCGCCGCACGTCGACCATGGAAGACATCCGCCTGTGGTATGACGCCCCCGGCATGGATCCCTCTCGCGAGCTGATGGCGATCCTGGAAGAGAAAGGCCTGAAAGGCGCCCGCGTCGGCATCGAGATGCGCACCTTCGGGCTCACCGCCGACAATTACGAGCTCGTGCGCCGCCGCCTCAGCAATTGGTGCGAGCTGGTGGACGCCTCGAACCTGGTGCGCCAGCTGCGTGCGGTGAAATCGCCTGCCGAGATCGCCTATGTCCGGCGCGCGGCGGAGCTCGCTGATGCGTCGCTCGTGGCCATGCTGGAGGCATCGCGACCCGGTGCGTTCGAGGGCGAGATTGCCGCGGCCGGAGCCGTGCCGATTCTCGCGGGCGGCGGTGATCCGGCCCCCTCCGGTCCCGTGCTCGGCTCGGGCGACCGCGCCCTGCTCGTGCGTAGCGCCACCGGTTTCCGCACGCTGGACCCGGTTGACCAGCTGACCATCGAGCATGCGGGGAGCTATCGCCGCTATTGCGCCTGCCTCATGCGCACCATCTCCATCGGCCGCGCCAACCCGGTGCAGCAGACGATGTTCGACGTCACCCTGGAGGCGATCACCGCCATGACCGAGGCGGCACGGCCGGGCAACACCATCGGGGCCATCGATGATGCGCACCGCGCGGTCTATGACCGGGCGGGCTACGGGCACGCCCGTATGTCCGCTTGCGGTTATTCCCTTGGCGCGACCTATCGGCCGTCCTGGATGGACGTTCCGCCCATGATCTATTCGGGTAACGAGATGGCCATCGTGCCAGGCATGATCCTGTTCCTGCACGCCATCTTGATCGATGCGCCGCAGAACCTGGCCATGTCCTTAGGCTATACCATCCTGACCCGTGACGGCCCGGCCGAGGTGCTGAGCAAAGTCAAGCCCGAATACGTCGTGCGAACCTGA